In the genome of Epinephelus fuscoguttatus linkage group LG4, E.fuscoguttatus.final_Chr_v1, the window GAATTTtaacttgaaaaaaacaaacaaacaaaaaacaattcacACCATCAATAGAAAATACATAAACTGGTGCTTAATTCacaaaatgcaggaaattaaatgtcaaaatttTATGGTGGAGATCAACCAGACCATCCTTGTTTCATATGTGCCCCCccaatgttgaaataaaacctACAAAATGTAAAAGAGCACAAACACTCAAAATATACAGAATGAAGATGATCAAAAAGGTGAGAAAATTTTTTACAGTGCCAGAGATGATATGACCAATTAGCCTAGTAGTCAGACCAGAGTTGCAAAATTAGAATTAGTAAAataatgtgacaaaaaaaagttagcAACTCTTTCATTGTTTTAACATGGGTAACAAACAACAGTCACAATAATACACAACAATAAGCCCCACCCCCATCCCCAGCCGCAACCCAGTAAATTATTATTAAGCCTTAGTCGATCAACTGtggaagaaaataaattaagggGGGGGGGATAAATGaattatattaaattataaaatgtatttaaatgaaaaattacaacagaaataaaaactactaataaataaatcataataaaataacagtgtGTTATAGCAAAATTAAGGCAATTCCCAACTTTTATTCTGCCTTGATTTGTTTAAAACTCACCATATTACTAATTCACCAAAATTATTATCACATGCAGTTTTATGACATGACGGGTCCCCAAGAAAAAGACTTGATTACTTCCTGGTTATCAAATCTAATAAAGGAGGAGATTATAGTTTTTAATATAGGTGTATTTTTatgactgaatttaaaaaacaacaaccatacCAACAGATACGTGAAATGTTTTGAATAGACTCACCGTCTTCTCAGCAGCTCTGATGGAAACCACCATCAGAGCCAGAAGAGCCAGAGTGCACCTCAGACCTTTCATGTCTCCTGAAGACAACAGAGACGTATTAAAAGATGCTCACACCACAAATACTCAACACAAAGTGTTTGAGTGCAGCTTTGGAGACGAGCTGCTTCTGTATATACACCAGGAAAAACAATGATTAGAGATATAAATACACCTGTTGCAGCCGATAAGAATATTTCACCTTGATACCAGATGCTTATTCCCATAACACTGTTTCCCGAAAGAGTCTGGAGCATGTCACAGTGGAAATTagatgtttttttgtagttAACTATTATTCGCTTATAATTataaatcttttttaaaaaatgaattaattgaaTTTACATTTAGACTCTGATACTTGCTGCTTATACATTTGATTATTGATGATCCTACATGTTCAAATTCAAGTCTGTAATCTGATTCTGTCTGCAGATTATGAACTattaaatagatttttaaaaGACATTGCAAAATTtctttaaagacttttttagTACCACAGAATCTGCTTATTTTCGCTGCTCCTACCTCAGCTCATTCATCTCTTTCTCCACTTTCACAGTTTTCATAAtgttgtgtttgtcatttaaatgaaaattagcTGCTGTGTGTCATGTTAGCTGTAACAGTTTCATAAGCTAATGATGTCATTGTTGGTAGTGTTGAGCTGAATACTCAGATGAAAGGAGTACTGgtacagataatgtactttttatgaGTGCAAGTATCGCAAGTAAAATGTGTTAGGGTTAAATTTCAGGCTTAAAGTAGCAACTTCTGATTAAACCCCACCCACCCTGCCACAAACTCCAAGTGGACAAAGATTCTCGGCACATAACCCCAGTAAAACGGTAAATTGTTCAGTTTtgtaaagattaaaaaagtGAGATATAACATGTTAGTTTGTGAGCTTTTAAGGTGTTGGTGAGCTGCATATAAACTAATCATTAACACCAAACCTGAGTTACTTGGCTTATAAATCCCAAATGATAAAGAACCAGTGTGGTGTAGTTGTGTGTATCTTTGACAGAGTTCGATAAGAAAACTCACCGTGGCGTCACCTTGCACATTCCCACAACAACTTGTTGTTGGAACCAATAATTTTCCATAAAAACAATCTAACATGGATTCTTGTGTTCTGGCAGAAGTTGTTAAACCATAATCTTATTTTAGTAAAACTTTAGCTGATGTTAAACTCAGACTCAAACTTTATATTCTTTAATCTGTTGTATTTCAAATTGTAGTCTGAGCTGATGTTTCTCCTGATTGTGCATCACATGGGAAATTTTCCTTagctgaaataattaaaaatggaACAATTAATAAGACTAAATTTGGTCATTGCAGCAGCATGAATCGGAATGTATAAAGATAAGTGATACgtaaaatcacaaataaaatgaatgcatgataaataacaaacaaatacacatataaacctttatttaatcaggtAAGTCTTGTTGAGATTGAGATCTCATTTTCAAGAGAGACCTGAGCACATAAATAatgatatattaaaaaaataatataaaaattataatataatataatataatataatataatataataacaggtctgttaaaacaagtttaaaaaatCTAAGGACTGAACAGTGGACAGAATTTAGGGGCTTAAGAATGGACGCTGCCGCAGGGTCAACGATTACATCACCATAGTCTAGCACTGACAGAATGATTGTTTCCACAATCTTCCTTCTTCAAGATAAATGAAAACAGGACTtgtttcatatatatatgtatatatatatatatatatatatatatgaaacaaGCTTAATTCTTAATTGTTTTGTTAGTGCATCGATGTGTGGTTTGAAGGTGAATTTGTCATCAATCCAGATGCCTAAATATCTATAATGTGGAACTCATTCAGTGATTGTACCatctaaagtgcaacacacaccgccgccgtACGCCGCGCGTCAAAACGCCCGCCTCCATGATATTCTATGAACCAACCCACACTGGCGCCGGCCGACGCACCGtgccgctctgcttcagcccactgctctatttccatcGCGGCCGGCGCTCATGGcggcgctgcgagaaaagccttttatgtacgtctcgTCTCGTAGGATCAACTCcggttgtttcaaatttttaataagacgactttgataagaaactcacccgtgaaattcaagttgttgctgcctcaaagtttttcctcttcttcttcttctgttactagcagttggcaaccgttggcaactagCGTAGGTACAGCCAGCTagagggctggggtgggaaatacatgtTGACGGTGCCACTGCGCgccgctgccagtgtgtgttggggggcggcCCTTGACGGCCACAGCACCGCGccggcggcggtgtgtgttgcagatGCAGACTTGGAGAGTACTGTGGTTAATGCTTTTGTCTCTGGAGAACagcatatattttgttttgtcagcaTTTGATACAAGTTTGAGATTCAGCCCAACAATATAAGatagtgtcatctgcataaaagtGGACATTACAGTTGTGCAAAGACAAAGCTGtatcatttatatatatatatggtgaATAGCACTGGTCCTGAGACTGAATCTTGCGGGAGGTAATTATTGAACCATCTAATGGCTTGTGGATCAAATCCAATATTTGATAGTCTTTGCAGGAGGAGGGAATTTTGACATTCACAGAACTTAGATAATCAGATTTTGAAACAGAACGATATTGATATTGATCAAGACAATATTTttatcagctgattgatgatATGACCAAGAACCTCTTTTCTTTAATGGTGTCAGATTCACAGCTCTCTCTCTTAAGATTTAATTGATTTTaccatgttaaacaaaataagggcttgtttactttattttatttttactagctttaaaaataaaaataattgagcacattttaatatttaacttAAGAGACAGGGTCCTTTATATAATTCACATATTATACAGAACAGTTACAGCGTTAACTGTACAAGAAAATAAGACAGTAAGAACACAAGTAAATGAACAAACTCAAagaaactgtgtttaaatgctGATTTATTGATGTTGATTAGAGCAGACAGAATTTATAGTTGAGCCAGTGATTGAAATAAATGAagacactgatgatgatgatgattctcTTCCTGAAGTATTTCTGCATCATCCCCCTGTTTAACAAGAGAACATAAagggaaattaattttttttaaatcaactatAAACAGTGGCGGAAgcattcagatcctttactgaagtaaaTGTATGTTAAGTATTATCAGCCAAGTGTACTTAaagtatgaaaagtaaaagtactgatagTGCAGTAAAGTGTTccctgctgtcagtgttttattctatctgatgtttttggattaatattcctgctgcattaatgtgtgtgtgtcattttactgctgtacatGTTTCAGGTTGAGCTCATTTGAACTCCTTTATATCCTGTTGGggagtttaatctacagcaatgcatcatggtCTAGAAGATCATCATATGTCTGTAGcgtggctgtcctgtgagaaccacgGGTTGaggtgagaccaggttgaataAACATACTTTTCTTTCTGAATATATATTTCAGAATGACTGTGTGTTGAAATGACGTGTTTTACCTGCAGACTGTTCAGCAGTTGTAAAGCCTGTTGAGCCTGATGATGTCCTTCTGGCTCATCTCTGTGGCCGTGCCAAACTGAACGTTGGCGTCAGGGATGGCCACCAAGGTGGGCTGGTTGTTCTTAGAGAAAGCGTAcctggaaacacaacaaacattatTGAACACACTGCTGTCAGAGAGATTTTTAAGAAAGGCAAAGCAAAAGAAAGATGAGAAGGACTTCCTGGATCATGTTTCATTGTGACATCAGTACCTAAAACACCAACACTCCCTCATCATCTGAGCCGCCTGTTTTCAGTCTGAGTGCCCGTTCATATTCTCCATCACCCAGACGACAGCCACAGTTGTAACTGAGCTGCTTTTGTTTTACCTACTTGCTGTAATGCATAACAGAGCCGTAGTCGTAGGTGGTTCCCTGGTTCAGGGTGTTGACTTTGTCAAAGTTGTGCTCCTTTCCTGAAgatttgaaaagaaaacagagttaTCAAGAGATCCAGCAGCATCTGTATTTCCAAATCCTGCAGATGTCTACCTGTGGTTACATTGTTAAAGGAATAATCTGACATTTTGAAGAATATACTTATAAGCTTTCTTGACAGTTTGACAGGGAGGTTAAGTGTCACATTATTTCTTCTTATAGGAGCAATAAAACAGTCTTCAAAGCTTTGGATTTAAAGTGAGACGTAACATGTTAGTTTATGAGATTTACAGGTGCTTGTAGACACATTTTGTTACCATCAGTCTGAGGCAGTCAGGTAGCAGAAGAATGACACAAATGCAGATGGTCGAGGTAACGACAGTTCAATGATTTAACGACcagttaaaaatacaaatgagcGTAGAGGCAGATGGTTtgaaagcaaagaaacaaaggcACTACAGTGATCTGTCAGCTGACTGGAGAAAAGGGAGTGGTCTGAGTACTGCAGGGCTGACGAGGAAATGAGGTGCAGGTGGGGACACTCAGGTGAGGAGCATGAGGTGATTACAGGGCAGGATGGGATTAAAGGAGAAAAGTCTGAGGGCACCTGGAGGACAGGTGACTCAGAATAACACTAGTAGATTTGTAGGAATGTGACTGCATGGAAAGTAGAGGCAGAATGtgacaggaacacacacaacTGAGGCGAACACTGTGACAGGAATATGTGGAGGATGAAAACTGCcaatataaattaataattaaatgactCAATGGATAAACTGATatgttatattatatatattttatatcattttccctttttaaatttatattgattttttaagttaatgaattattagttttttatttatatcaaattaaaaaaaaaagtagtattTTCCCACTAGTCTTATTCACTGTGTCACATTTTATCAGTTAATCATTGTTTACACCtaattcaaatattttttggtatAATCAATggcatattaatttatttattgggtgaaatttatttttttcagattttatttttacatttattttttatttatttacattcatttttttggGTCTTTATGTGTTATTTCACCTTTGCATTTTCCTACCAATTTATTTCTCCTACTTTAAACATTTGATTAAAGGCTACATTTAATTTCAATATtatgttttgtacatttaatggcaaattaattaattttgaaatgtatatatgcatttatgtatgtatctattattttatgcatttttccCCGATTTATTGCCCCAAACTTACTCATGACAAATTTATCGATTCATTAATGCCTGCGtttatttttaatcatattgttttgtacatttaacggtatattaattaatttattaagtcatttttttttttatctatttataataatatttaaattaattttcaatTATATTTgcaattattttcatatttatttcaaatttgttttatttttcctccaaTTTATGTCCCTAAACatatttatgtcacattttatcaattaatcaatgcctacatttatttttaatactatttttggtagattattttttgattttggcagCATCTGTCCTCCATAGAAGTGAGCTAGCTGTTTCTCAATGTTAAaatctttgtgctaagctaacagctaacaactaacagctgctggctgtagcttaaTTTTTAAAGGTCAGATATGAGAGTATCAATATTCTTAACTGACTCGCAACAAGAAAGTGAATATGCTTATTTCCCAACATGTTGAACTACTCCTTTAACATCTTACAGGTTTATCCCTGGAAGTGACTCCATCCTACAACACCcgttaaataaagtacaaacCAGGGATGACGTTCTCCAGCACGACGCGGATGTACTGGTCACGGTCAGAGCGTTTCTGCTCATGGTGGAAGCCCAGCGCGTGGAGCACCTCGTGCTGGACGGTGTCATAGTAAACGCAGCCTGAACGCTGCAGAGACAGATTCTGCCCGTTGCCACGGCGTCCGATGTAGGAGTAGCACCTGGGACGATTCAGGACAGACCTCAgattatttactgctgttgtgtttttttagcaaACAGGAGAATACATCaagagataaaataaataagacaaaaGCGAAAGGCTACCTTTATTGGAAAACAGGCCACATTTAGCACTCGACAAATCTTTTAAGTTGCACTTGCTCATTTTCATCTGTTTTCTGTGCAAAAATCTTTATTTGTTAAGTAACTTAAGGCTCCAAATAGTGAAGTTAAGAGTACAATATTTCCCCCAGaggtggagtagaagtataatgTGGCATGAGATTGAAATACTCAATTAAGTACTTCAGTAAAGTACTTAAGTAAAGGTACTTTGTTACATTCTGTCGCTGACGCTCACCCGTTAAGGGACTGGATGTTCAGGTAGTCTCTGTGGTTGGTGCGTTTAACAAAGCGGAGACAAGAGAAGCCGTGGAAGGACTGAAGACCACGCTCGATGATGGACACCTCTCGAGGGGCTGGAGGAGAAAGATGACGTAACTGTAACTGACGCTACACAAAACTGATGA includes:
- the LOC125886767 gene encoding high choriolytic enzyme 1-like: MAVKCILGLVVLVAVSAWAEEEALTTSERIERANRDVVRSPDEPYVEDDIAYDSEAERNADPCVSYGCMWPKSADGKVYVAYTISSEFSPREVSIIERGLQSFHGFSCLRFVKRTNHRDYLNIQSLNGCYSYIGRRGNGQNLSLQRSGCVYYDTVQHEVLHALGFHHEQKRSDRDQYIRVVLENVIPGKEHNFDKVNTLNQGTTYDYGSVMHYSKYAFSKNNQPTLVAIPDANVQFGTATEMSQKDIIRLNRLYNC